The window TAGCATCTTTCAGGAATTTACAGTCAGAAGTGATACTGATTCCagataaattcattaaaactaCATAGAAGTATGCTGTCGTATGCCTCGATTAGTAAAATACGTATTATGAAGGAATACGGACATTTAGAATTATAACgtgatttaataaaatcattcaTCCGGTGGTTTCTCTTTTTTGGAAATCAAAGCTATTCCCAAGAATTGTGAAAAACCAGAtaactaaagaaaaatttggacaagaagtgttaaaaaattagtgtttaaaataactgaaataataaaacagtaTAATTCATATGATATTGGAAGAATTGATAGATAATGCAAGActtcaaaatttctctttttgatttattaatataacTAATAGATTACAATCGGTCTCTGTTTAGAATCGAACAGGTATTTCAcactttgaattgaaaatactTTTGGTCATAATAACTTCCCTTCACAGCAACTGGGTAAATGCGAAACGAACTATAAAGCTGTTTTAGCTTTAGTCGGTTGTTAGTcgtttcttaaataaaaaaccaacGTAATccacaaattttaaagtagcTACAGGTGGGGTAaattacaatacaaaaaagtttgaagtaGTTAAGTATAAAACATTTCCACTtccaatttatcaaatttgctTCCACGGCCATCCATTTTTTGAGGTTTATTTAgcagtaatttaatttgaatgtaaaattttcaattattttcaatgtagtAGTATTACACAGGGTGAGGCAAAGTTAAACCGCTatatgcaaaaaatgcatGGGGAATTTCATTTGAAGCaagaaaattctaataaaaatgtatccaCAAATGCTTGCTAAGAGCGCTACAGCCGTTCAAAGGTGGCCGtcggaaattgatttttgcttCATGTTTCTAAaaccatttaagataaatatatgaatttgtgtgcaaaaattaaactaaatcaAGTGGTCgtttcaaagttaaaattagCTGTTTGACGACACATTTTCTTatctttttttctgatttcttGCTAATAAAGCTATTTTGtcgaatgtttttttattattaatatgtttCCTCAAAACAGCTTTTAATCAAGATTATAcatttatcttaaatggttttagaaacataaaaaaaatcaatatctgGTGGTCATCTTTGAAGAGCTGTAGTATTCTTAGCAAGCATTTACGggtacatttttattagaattgtcttgcataaattcaaattcccTATGCATGATTGACGTATAGCGGTTTAACTCTGGCTCACCCTCTAtattcatcatattttaatatattaaaatgaatctaaatttgaaaaaattacatgctgacaatcaaaattaaaaaccctttcaaatgaggtgtCATGAGATCTATGATGCCATTTAAAATGCTTAAGTTGAATGACCCCCGCAGCGGGGGTTGTTTTGGTGAATCTGCATCTAACTCTAAACTGTGTCCCCCtcgaaaacaaaatcgacgtgtcccagcaatttctaatattttgatagcatttcaaaataagtcaaatGGTACACTCTGTAAATTGTTAAGAAATTGTGTGAATAAAATTGTCATGGACGCTACTATCTTtgcgaaaataaaatttgttggtataataattttagttggTATATAATTTTagacctaaaaataaatttttaggtCTAAAATTCTtcgcaaaaaaaatgttcataacATGCACTTTACCCCAAAATTTGGCCTTCCCAAAATCAGTGCCGTCCATGTcaattttgcataaataaaatgagTGAAAATTGAGTGCTCCGATTTCGGCGAGATCAGCAGTAAGTGTACGATACAGTTTCGATATGCCTCAGTCAAAACTCAAATTGgacaacttcaatttttgggTCCAAAAAATATCACGAATAATACATCATTGAAATTGTTGAGCCAAAAAATCCAAGTTGTCGATAACTAATTTGTggtaaaaattataagttttgagacaaaaaattttagttactctggcttcaaaatttaaagtcGAAACGTAAACACACTATCGTTCAGTAGTAGCCaagttaattatttctttttaaaattaacagtcAAAACTATAATATGTTTGGAACAAGGGTTTCGTTCAACCAGTAACAAAAATTATGGCTAGAATAGAAAAAATACCCACCTATGAGTGGTCACGTGAGTAACACTTATTTGTATTGTGGGTTGCCTGAAACTTAACGTAGTACTATCTACACGTAACTACACTAAGTATCTCTCTAGTCTCCCGTGGAGCCATCTGGGGGTGAGTAGTCAAACCAAGCATTATGTGATAAAAGATATCTGTCTCCTGTTCAGCAACTATTACTGTACTTGTTGTGTAGGTGGTGCCACCAATCAGAATAAAACAAAGTGATGTCTTAAGCAATGGCATACTGATGCACTTTTTCAGGATATTTTGCACCTCCAAGAGCAGAGattcaataaaaaagatagttcatattttttgaGATGATCAATAAGAAAGGCCATTTCGAACATGCTTTTAGGACCTTGGATGTCAAAAAATTGTGTGAGAacggtttttttaattccaaattgtttcctttaatttctGATGACAGAAAAAGACATGAAAACACACATTTAAAGGTAATATACATGTATGTATGGACACAGTTCTGCAGCTCGTGATTAAATTGTTAACTCAATCTAAAATTGTTAGACGCCAGGCAATAACACTCTCCTTAATAGCTTCAATTAAAACCGATTTAGAGTGTTTCTCTTCTCAAATTTAGTATGTTTGTTACAAAGAAGCATTTTATGTATCggttaaagaaatgaaaaatgtttagttcAAAGAACGGTAAGCATAcatttaaagtaattaaatattgcttGGAAATGTATAAGTGAAAAGTATATAAGTATATGAAAAGTTGGAAAAACATTGTagaatcaaaagaaaatattagcaATGGTCCACATTGCAGTTAGAAgagatttcaaattattattattagttaactacattttttcaataattttttaatgtgatttaaaaaacagaGACATAGGACGGGGAGTAAATCTCGAATTCTAGAGAAAGAACCTTGGAGCATTAAGAGAGATTTCTCTACAATTTTAATCCCCGCAAATTTTGTACAATCACAACGACAAACTAAACTGCATGATTACAGTAAAACTGTCATCGTCAAAAACtgacaaattaaaatgtttaccaTTTCGTTGGTGAATAATAGAAGGCCACTACCTACAAATTacattcaattaattctatCGTAAACATATAGATACAACAATGGCACAAAACAAACTTGATCTGTGACGCACCTAGAGTCGCGTCACAACAGAGGTCAGAATTTGATCAATTGAAGGTAGGTACTATTTATATTGCGACATAATAGGCAGTtatgaaactaaaaaataatagaaaaaacgatataaataaaaaataataaatccgTAATATAAACATACCAGAGGCGGGTTTTGTTCGAGGGTTTTTTTCGTTAAGGGAACATTTAACttatattacaataaattagaTCATTTATTTGCAACATTGAGCACCTGtaatttaagtaattattgACGCTACATAAAATGACTTCGTGCCTGCTTACATGGAATTTTCAATACTCAATTCTGAAATGATTCTACCAAGTGCTATTGTgataaaaatttgaacttcGTCGGAATAATTGTAATGGATCAAAATAATCGAAcgattttgcaatatttaggTTAGTAGTCagataatatacattttttaatgcacaAACTTTATGACACTGCATCAACCACTACCGTTTGTCAGACACTTCAACAAAGCTATATTGGCAAATAAACTTCCTAACTAAACAGAGCATGCAACATAAACCTCAATAAAGATCGTTGCGTGATTAATACACCTAATTCTTGGAGTGATGAAGGTCAATTTAAGATTAACAGGTATCGTTCGTCCAGAAAGAATTAGTCTTCAATGAAATAGAGCTGAATTTCAAGTGCATCAACGATGGAGGTGATAGGTACATATTGTTGTGTCAAATTAGACGGATGTAGAATTCCGACTGCTGCTAGAGACGTTAATAACAAGTTTGCCTTTGTTTCAGGACTTAATTGTACTCCACCGGCCATTGATGATTTTCCTCCGGATTTGTTCACAGAGGGTCAAAGACGAGAAGGAGCCGTCCTAATTCATATAATAGTTTCGTTATATCTATTCGTTGCTTTAGCTGTAGTCTGTGATAATTACTTCGTACCAGCAGTAGAAAAAATCTGTCATGGTAAGTATCTACCTGCCAAGGTTGTGAGTTCTCGACGTAGctcattattttgaaacagTAATTCGATCTTCTTGCTTGCAATTTTATAACTATAAATGTCTTTTTTAGCCTTTAACATGTCAGCAGATGTTGCTGGTGCCACCTTCATGGCGGCAGCCACTTCGGCGCCAGAGCTCTTCGTCAATGTTATCGGAACCTTCATTACCGAAGGTGACATAGGGGTAGGAACCATAGTAGGATCTGCCGTATTTAATATCTTAGCAGTAGCTGCGTGTTGTGGCGTTAGTGCTGGAATGGTCAGTATTCCTTAAGACATTGATAACTGGGAAAGAATTGTGCTTCGTTGTAGTGTGGAGTCAAAGTGATTCCATTGGACTGGTGGCCACTAACTAGAGATTGTCTAGCGTACGGTATCACAGTTTCTATTCTCATTTGTATAATCCACGATGAGAGAATCGAGTGGTACGAGGCTCTAATTTTAGTGTTCCTCTATGTTGTTTACATATTGATAATGTACTTCGATAAGTCCATTCAAAAGTTTGCCAAAGGTGAGTGATAAAACTTTTCagattggaaaaaatgcaatgGTGAGGCACGAATTTAGGGTACCACTGAGTTTGCAAACTACACCAGGCTGTTCATCGCGGGCTTTCCAtctatttgaattattatattctcACTGAATAAATTAGTAGGTCTATTAGAAGCTCATTTCGCTTTACAAtaaaagtatttgaaaatgtaataaatcaaCCAATTACCAACAAATTACGAGAAAATTTGACCATATAttcttgtttaaaaatacatatattccAGCTTCACTAAAGCACGTACAGAGGCTACCAAAATCGGAgaggaaaaattcaaactcgcaggaaaataatagaaataacaAAGGTGAGCAAagaaaagaatgaaaagagatgacattgatttcaaaaatatgtagaaTCCTTTGACGATTTTCCGAAAACGTTCATTGCACACGTTATGTACACAATTTTTCAATCACAAGAAAACGTCATGACACATCGCTTTTAAAAGGGGCTGTAGAAATCATACTTTTTTGATTGTGTCGATTCTAGTGCTACttctgatatttaaaaatgcccAACCAGTAATGATAATAACATAATAGATCTCGCGTCAGAGAATGAGTCGAACATCAATCCCTCACATCTCAATGGATCATTGAAAGTAGACGCCCTGGAGATTAGCGAATTGAGGGATGAACCTCCAAAATTGGAATTGAGTAGTAGGGACATCGAGGAGGAATTGCCTTTTTGGAAATGGCCCAAAGATAAAGGAAGTTTCAGCCaggtaaaaattaataagtgtAAATAACCCTAAAAGTGGATATTATTGGATAAATGTAATCTGGCTAACCATAAACTATTACCTTTGCTTCAAATGGAGTTAATTTTCTACATTTCTGGAACTCagaacagtttttaaaacatgaaattaaCACTTTTTAGATCACATGGATTATCACTTGGCCAATTCGCCTCATTTTCTTCTTGACCATACCCGATTGCGAGAAAcccaacttaaaaaaatggttcccTGTAACATTTCTGATGTGTATCATCTGGATAGGATCGCTGTCTTATATTGTGGCTTGGATGATTACTATTATAGGTACAACAGGTCACAAAACAgggaaaaacataatttaatttgttcttttttagGAGATACTTTACGAATCCCCGATTCGGTAATGGGAATAACTTTCTTGGCGGCCGGAACCAGTGTTCCTGAAGCAGTATCCAGCGTTATCGTAACCAGACAAGGTGATTAAATTCACTTAACAGGTATGAAGTAATGAAAGGTATTGGTTAAATTCCAGGCCACGGCTCTATGGGTATAAGCAACTCAATTGGCTCCAACACTTTCGACATCCTGCTATGCCTAGGGCTACCATGGTTCATTAAAGCCACTTTTATGCCCACAATTGCAGGGAAGCAATGGGTGATTCTCATCCAATAAGGGTGGTAGTAACTATAAACTTACCCGCATTTTTCAGGTTGGCATCAACTCGGCCGGCATAGAATACAGCGCCATTTCTCTGCTCTCCTCTCTGCTTATGCTATACGTGGTGTTTGCTCTTAACAAATTCAGATTGGATAAACGCGTGGGGGTAATTTGCCTCTTGATGTATGCAGTGTTTCTTATTCTAGCGAGCTTGATAGAACTCAACGCATTCTTCAGGGTTAACCTGCCGACATGCGGGAGATgaggaattatttaattagCAAAGGCACGTTACAGACAAGGACTAAAGTGAGGTGTTAAATAAGTGCGCGCGGACGTTAttgaattgagaaattttaaagaaataaattgctCATCAATATGGATTTTCACttccaaatttcaaagaaTGTAATTAGAAAATAACTGATTGAAAGCCGatattttcttccaatttataattttagcaACAATTAAGATTTGTTTGAAGATGGTAGACCATAACAcatcattaaataataactcTTGGACTCACTAATCTTAAGACTACTCGTCTATACGAGTATACTTGTTAGCCGTACTCGTATATTATTTGGCGATGAAGCTGTACGAAGTCAACCAGTATCTATTCGGCGGTGATCAGACGGTTGAAAAAGCATTCGAACTCGGCTATAGCGTTTGCAAATTATGACTATAATGTGAATTATCCAAGCCTATGAACGAACAGTTTACTATATGATTTATCCTATGAATCTTGCGAAGGTACCAGAGTATTTAATAGGCCAGTGTTATTAATCGAAGCGTACTTTTACTTAATTATGTAGCGCATTGTATTTTGCTATA of the Euwallacea similis isolate ESF13 chromosome 8, ESF131.1, whole genome shotgun sequence genome contains:
- the zyd gene encoding sodium/potassium/calcium exchanger 4 isoform X1; translation: MDQNNRTILQYLGLNCTPPAIDDFPPDLFTEGQRREGAVLIHIIVSLYLFVALAVVCDNYFVPAVEKICHAFNMSADVAGATFMAAATSAPELFVNVIGTFITEGDIGVGTIVGSAVFNILAVAACCGVSAGMCGVKVIPLDWWPLTRDCLAYGITVSILICIIHDERIEWYEALILVFLYVVYILIMYFDKSIQKFAKASLKHVQRLPKSERKNSNSQENNRNNKDLASENESNINPSHLNGSLKVDALEISELRDEPPKLELSSRDIEEELPFWKWPKDKGSFSQITWIITWPIRLIFFLTIPDCEKPNLKKWFPVTFLMCIIWIGSLSYIVAWMITIIGDTLRIPDSVMGITFLAAGTSVPEAVSSVIVTRQGHGSMGISNSIGSNTFDILLCLGLPWFIKATFMPTIAGKQWVGINSAGIEYSAISLLSSLLMLYVVFALNKFRLDKRVGVICLLMYAVFLILASLIELNAFFRVNLPTCGR
- the zyd gene encoding sodium/potassium/calcium exchanger 4 isoform X3; translated protein: MDQNNRTILQYLGLNCTPPAIDDFPPDLFTEGQRREGAVLIHIIVSLYLFVALAVVCDNYFVPAVEKICHAFNMSADVAGATFMAAATSAPELFVNVIGTFITEGDIGVGTIVGSAVFNILAVAACCGVSAGMCGVKVIPLDWWPLTRDCLAYGITVSILICIIHDERIEWYEALILVFLYVVYILIMYFDKSIQKFAKASLKHVQRLPKSERKNSNSQENNRNNKENESNINPSHLNGSLKVDALEISELRDEPPKLELSSRDIEEELPFWKWPKDKGSFSQITWIITWPIRLIFFLTIPDCEKPNLKKWFPVTFLMCIIWIGSLSYIVAWMITIIGDTLRIPDSVMGITFLAAGTSVPEAVSSVIVTRQGHGSMGISNSIGSNTFDILLCLGLPWFIKATFMPTIAGKQWVGINSAGIEYSAISLLSSLLMLYVVFALNKFRLDKRVGVICLLMYAVFLILASLIELNAFFRVNLPTCGR
- the zyd gene encoding sodium/potassium/calcium exchanger 4 isoform X6 translates to MSADVAGATFMAAATSAPELFVNVIGTFITEGDIGVGTIVGSAVFNILAVAACCGVSAGMCGVKVIPLDWWPLTRDCLAYGITVSILICIIHDERIEWYEALILVFLYVVYILIMYFDKSIQKFAKASLKHVQRLPKSERKNSNSQENNRNNKDLASENESNINPSHLNGSLKVDALEISELRDEPPKLELSSRDIEEELPFWKWPKDKGSFSQITWIITWPIRLIFFLTIPDCEKPNLKKWFPVTFLMCIIWIGSLSYIVAWMITIIGDTLRIPDSVMGITFLAAGTSVPEAVSSVIVTRQGHGSMGISNSIGSNTFDILLCLGLPWFIKATFMPTIAGKQWVGINSAGIEYSAISLLSSLLMLYVVFALNKFRLDKRVGVICLLMYAVFLILASLIELNAFFRVNLPTCGR
- the zyd gene encoding sodium/potassium/calcium exchanger 4 isoform X4, yielding MFSSKNGLNCTPPAIDDFPPDLFTEGQRREGAVLIHIIVSLYLFVALAVVCDNYFVPAVEKICHAFNMSADVAGATFMAAATSAPELFVNVIGTFITEGDIGVGTIVGSAVFNILAVAACCGVSAGMCGVKVIPLDWWPLTRDCLAYGITVSILICIIHDERIEWYEALILVFLYVVYILIMYFDKSIQKFAKASLKHVQRLPKSERKNSNSQENNRNNKDLASENESNINPSHLNGSLKVDALEISELRDEPPKLELSSRDIEEELPFWKWPKDKGSFSQITWIITWPIRLIFFLTIPDCEKPNLKKWFPVTFLMCIIWIGSLSYIVAWMITIIGDTLRIPDSVMGITFLAAGTSVPEAVSSVIVTRQGHGSMGISNSIGSNTFDILLCLGLPWFIKATFMPTIAGKQWVGINSAGIEYSAISLLSSLLMLYVVFALNKFRLDKRVGVICLLMYAVFLILASLIELNAFFRVNLPTCGR
- the zyd gene encoding sodium/potassium/calcium exchanger 4 isoform X2, translating into MDFETLAAGLNCTPPAIDDFPPDLFTEGQRREGAVLIHIIVSLYLFVALAVVCDNYFVPAVEKICHAFNMSADVAGATFMAAATSAPELFVNVIGTFITEGDIGVGTIVGSAVFNILAVAACCGVSAGMCGVKVIPLDWWPLTRDCLAYGITVSILICIIHDERIEWYEALILVFLYVVYILIMYFDKSIQKFAKASLKHVQRLPKSERKNSNSQENNRNNKDLASENESNINPSHLNGSLKVDALEISELRDEPPKLELSSRDIEEELPFWKWPKDKGSFSQITWIITWPIRLIFFLTIPDCEKPNLKKWFPVTFLMCIIWIGSLSYIVAWMITIIGDTLRIPDSVMGITFLAAGTSVPEAVSSVIVTRQGHGSMGISNSIGSNTFDILLCLGLPWFIKATFMPTIAGKQWVGINSAGIEYSAISLLSSLLMLYVVFALNKFRLDKRVGVICLLMYAVFLILASLIELNAFFRVNLPTCGR
- the zyd gene encoding sodium/potassium/calcium exchanger 4 isoform X5, encoding MEVIGLNCTPPAIDDFPPDLFTEGQRREGAVLIHIIVSLYLFVALAVVCDNYFVPAVEKICHAFNMSADVAGATFMAAATSAPELFVNVIGTFITEGDIGVGTIVGSAVFNILAVAACCGVSAGMCGVKVIPLDWWPLTRDCLAYGITVSILICIIHDERIEWYEALILVFLYVVYILIMYFDKSIQKFAKASLKHVQRLPKSERKNSNSQENNRNNKDLASENESNINPSHLNGSLKVDALEISELRDEPPKLELSSRDIEEELPFWKWPKDKGSFSQITWIITWPIRLIFFLTIPDCEKPNLKKWFPVTFLMCIIWIGSLSYIVAWMITIIGDTLRIPDSVMGITFLAAGTSVPEAVSSVIVTRQGHGSMGISNSIGSNTFDILLCLGLPWFIKATFMPTIAGKQWVGINSAGIEYSAISLLSSLLMLYVVFALNKFRLDKRVGVICLLMYAVFLILASLIELNAFFRVNLPTCGR